DNA sequence from the Macrobrachium nipponense isolate FS-2020 chromosome 3, ASM1510439v2, whole genome shotgun sequence genome:
tgtagtataaataaatggtttaccttataactaattttcaaatactattaataagattaataaaaaaaatagcgattcccagtctttttatctacttggaggaaggtgggctGGGGAGTAAATGGCAGTTTGATATACAAATTGGCAATTGGCAAAGGGaaggagtctaggagttattctctctctctctctcttagaaataattcatttcactcttgatggtcagatatatgatgctgccattcaatggtctcttctctctgttattggctgtaggtatatatttttaatggtaaaatgtttaagatgactttgaaatgatattaataatataacctcaaagattaatacagtaataggttagtaattttaggtatatttgacgtagtatgttatttaaggtacacatttggtatctgaactttcaagataggcagttaaaagcatttttagtggtggttttaactattcacaggggtgtctggtgcacatcccccgcgaatgcagggggaacactgtatacccattatttgcggaaaattcgcccgTTCACAGTATTTtttactgagaaatattcacaaattactgtattttcatatttttgggaCTAAATGAACTTTTTGATAAAGCTATTAAAATACTTAAGtacaagcatttttagagggtgtattttttttctttatccaaataAGCAGTTCTAAGCGTGGTTTCAAGTATTTGCGGATGGTTGTGAATACAGGAGGTTTACTGTATTAATCAAGCGGATGTCATATGCAAACTGTATATGTGCTTGTtctgacttaaatacaaatttctGCCATTTGATCTTTGCCCAATATGCCAATCCCACTTTACTCTTGCCTTAAGTAACTAACACACTAGAATTTGTGTTACTTGTTTTTACTAACTAGCTCCTTGATATCGGAATATATACCAGTGCActatttcaatattcattttcttgttcattCATTGAGCTTTTTTCTGCGTAGTTTCCAATTTTTCTATGGATTCTGTGCACAGTCCATCCATTTTTAAAGGTAGACAtatgtttatcattttattatgagacattttttctcttgttaaccttaatttttatttaccctCAGTGTCTTGACATGGGACTGGCTGAAGAGCCACTAACACatcttactttttgttttttccagagTTTTTCAGTCTACATGTTACTCAAAAACTGGAGAAAAGGGAGGTAGTCCTGTCACAGATGAAGAAAAATTTATTGAGATTGACAAAGACATATCTCCCTTTACAGAATTTGCTGGGTGCACTGAACGTCCATCACTTGCACCAATGACTCCTCATACCCATCATCAAGTGTCTATGATAAAGTTGAGCCTAAGAAAACAGTTGAACCAGTTGTATGAATCTTAGATagattatgtatgaatgtatagaaCATGTATATGATTTCTTTTCATAGTCGGTACTGTGTATTTGTAGCACGTGCTTTACAGATTTTACCCATATTGCCACTAACTGCATCTGCAAAATTGGTC
Encoded proteins:
- the LOC135221679 gene encoding uncharacterized protein LOC135221679, whose translation is MISLLVLKTTVLWIFLLILLYKDESLGCSILNNTGDSNSRAVKWKHLKLNSRVFQSTCYSKTGEKGGSPVTDEEKFIEIDKDISPFTEFAGCTERPSLAPMTPHTHHQVSMIKLSLRKQLNQLYES